One Methylobacterium oryzae DNA window includes the following coding sequences:
- the pheS gene encoding phenylalanine--tRNA ligase subunit alpha: MTDLDTLERDLLAQVSAASDEATLDAVRVAALGKKGSVSDLLKTLGSMTPDERKERGPLINGLRDRVQGAVTARKTELAEAALEARLASERVDVTLPVREAPEVRGRIHPISQVIDEITAIFADMGFAVAEGPDIETDELNFTALNFPPGHPAREMHDTFFLAPDRDGQRKVLRTHTSPVQVRTMRAQTPPIRVIIPGRTYRHDSDQTHTPMFHQVEGLVIDKAANIANLKWVLEEFCKAFFEVDGVKMRFRPSFFPFTEPSAEVDIQCSRKGGEIRFGEGDDWLEILGCGMVHPNVLRNCGLDPDAVQGFAFGVGIDRIAMLKYGMPDLRPFFEADVRWLDHYGFRPLDVPSLVGGLTS; encoded by the coding sequence ATGACCGATCTCGACACCCTGGAACGCGACCTCCTGGCCCAGGTGAGCGCGGCCTCCGACGAGGCCACCCTCGACGCGGTCCGCGTCGCCGCGCTCGGCAAGAAGGGCAGCGTCTCGGATCTGCTGAAGACGCTCGGGTCGATGACGCCGGACGAGCGCAAGGAGCGCGGGCCCCTGATCAACGGGCTGCGCGACCGGGTCCAGGGCGCCGTCACCGCCCGCAAGACCGAACTCGCCGAGGCCGCCCTGGAGGCCCGCCTCGCCTCCGAGCGGGTCGACGTGACCCTGCCGGTCCGCGAGGCCCCCGAGGTGCGCGGCCGGATCCACCCGATCTCCCAGGTGATCGACGAGATCACCGCGATCTTCGCCGACATGGGCTTCGCGGTCGCCGAGGGTCCGGACATCGAGACGGACGAGCTGAACTTCACGGCGCTCAACTTCCCGCCCGGCCACCCGGCCCGCGAGATGCACGACACCTTCTTCCTGGCGCCCGACCGCGACGGGCAGCGCAAGGTGCTGCGCACCCACACCTCGCCTGTACAGGTCCGGACCATGCGGGCGCAGACGCCACCGATCCGCGTGATCATCCCGGGGCGGACCTACCGGCACGATTCCGACCAGACCCACACGCCGATGTTTCACCAAGTCGAGGGGCTGGTGATCGACAAGGCGGCCAACATCGCCAACCTGAAATGGGTGCTGGAGGAGTTCTGCAAGGCGTTCTTCGAGGTCGACGGCGTGAAGATGCGCTTCCGCCCGTCCTTCTTCCCCTTCACCGAGCCCTCCGCCGAGGTCGACATCCAGTGCTCGCGCAAGGGCGGCGAGATCCGCTTCGGCGAGGGGGACGACTGGCTGGAGATCCTGGGCTGCGGGATGGTCCACCCGAACGTGCTGCGCAATTGCGGGCTCGACCCGGACGCCGTGCAGGGCTTCGCCTTCGGTGTCGGCATCGACCGCATCGCCATGCTGAAATACGGCATGCCGGACCTGCGCCCGTTCTTCGAGGCCGACGTCCGCTGGCTCGACCATTACGGCTTCCGCCCGCTCGACGTGCCGAGCCTCGTGGGCGGCCTCACGAGCTGA
- the rplT gene encoding 50S ribosomal protein L20 codes for MARVKRGVTSHAKHKKVLKAAKGYYGRRKNTIRIAKQAVEKGMQYAYRDRKNKKRTFRALWIQRLNAAVREHGLTYSRFIDGLAKSGIVVDRKALSELAIHEPASFAAVVEKAKAALPQNTAKAA; via the coding sequence ATGGCCCGCGTCAAGCGCGGCGTGACCAGTCACGCGAAGCACAAGAAGGTTCTGAAGGCCGCCAAGGGCTATTACGGCCGGCGCAAAAATACGATCCGCATCGCCAAGCAGGCGGTCGAGAAGGGCATGCAGTATGCCTACCGCGACCGCAAGAACAAGAAGCGCACGTTCCGCGCCCTCTGGATCCAGCGCCTCAACGCGGCGGTCCGCGAGCACGGCCTGACATACTCGCGCTTCATCGACGGCCTGGCGAAGTCGGGCATCGTCGTCGACCGCAAGGCCCTGTCGGAGCTGGCGATCCACGAGCCGGCGAGCTTCGCCGCCGTCGTCGAGAAGGCGAAGGCCGCGCTGCCGCAGAACACCGCCAAGGCCGCCTGA
- the rpmI gene encoding 50S ribosomal protein L35 — protein sequence MPKLKTKSGAKKRFKITGTGKVMYAQAGKRHGMIKRTTKQIRNLRGTTTLFEGDAANVKKYFLPNAR from the coding sequence ATGCCCAAGTTGAAGACGAAATCGGGCGCGAAGAAGCGCTTCAAGATCACCGGCACCGGCAAGGTGATGTACGCCCAGGCCGGCAAGCGCCACGGGATGATCAAGCGGACGACCAAGCAGATCCGCAACCTGCGCGGCACCACGACCCTGTTCGAGGGCGATGCCGCCAACGTGAAGAAGTACTTCCTGCCGAACGCGCGGTAA
- a CDS encoding glycosyltransferase family 4 protein codes for MRIAQIAPLSEAVPPKFYGGTERVVSWITEELVRQGHEVTLFASGDSETTAKLAACTPEGLRLLGYRDHTASHLAMLHQVHRRAHEFDILHFHIDLLQYPMFEDLNHKCITTMHGRLDVPDFMPVYRTFTGMPLVSISDNQRLPMPPTSNWLATIHHGLPAENCPYYPDAKGGYLAFLGRISPEKRPDRAIEMAIRSGTPLKIAAKVDKADQDYWDEVIEPMIHHPLIEYIGEINEEQKKDFLGNALALAFPIDWPEPFGLVMIEAMSAGTPVIAFRNGSVPEVIKDGVGGVLCENMDDAVAAVAKVKTMSRAGVRRHFESAFTAECMVKKYVAAYEDLLARGADVIKLPKSGFMPQYGEVNGSARPAIPVAAMPA; via the coding sequence GTGCGCATTGCCCAGATCGCTCCGTTGTCGGAGGCCGTCCCTCCGAAGTTCTACGGCGGCACCGAGCGCGTCGTCAGCTGGATTACAGAGGAACTGGTTCGCCAGGGCCACGAAGTCACGCTGTTCGCGAGCGGTGACTCCGAGACGACTGCCAAGCTCGCGGCCTGCACGCCCGAAGGCCTCCGCCTGCTCGGCTACCGGGATCACACGGCCAGCCACCTGGCGATGCTGCATCAGGTGCACCGCCGCGCGCACGAGTTCGACATCCTGCACTTCCACATCGACCTGCTTCAGTACCCGATGTTCGAGGATCTGAACCATAAGTGCATCACCACGATGCACGGTCGCCTGGACGTGCCGGACTTCATGCCGGTCTACCGCACCTTCACGGGCATGCCGCTGGTCTCGATCTCGGACAACCAGCGCCTGCCCATGCCGCCGACCTCGAACTGGCTGGCGACGATCCATCACGGCCTGCCGGCCGAGAACTGCCCGTACTACCCGGACGCCAAGGGCGGCTACCTAGCCTTCCTCGGCCGGATCTCGCCCGAGAAGCGGCCCGACCGCGCGATCGAGATGGCGATCCGTTCCGGCACGCCCCTTAAGATCGCCGCCAAGGTCGACAAGGCCGACCAGGATTACTGGGACGAAGTCATCGAGCCGATGATCCATCACCCGCTGATCGAGTACATCGGCGAGATCAACGAGGAGCAGAAGAAGGACTTTCTCGGCAATGCCCTGGCGCTCGCCTTCCCGATCGATTGGCCCGAGCCCTTCGGCCTCGTGATGATCGAGGCGATGTCGGCCGGCACCCCGGTGATCGCGTTCCGGAACGGCTCCGTGCCGGAGGTCATCAAGGACGGCGTGGGCGGCGTTCTCTGCGAGAACATGGACGACGCCGTGGCCGCGGTCGCCAAGGTCAAGACCATGAGCCGCGCCGGCGTGCGCCGCCACTTCGAGAGCGCCTTCACCGCCGAGTGCATGGTGAAGAAGTACGTCGCCGCCTACGAGGACCTGCTCGCCCGCGGCGCCGACGTGATCAAGCTGCCGAAGTCCGGCTTCATGCCGCAGTACGGCGAGGTCAACGGCTCCGCGCGTCCGGCGATCCCGGTCGCCGCCATGCCGGCCTGA
- a CDS encoding amylo-alpha-1,6-glucosidase, with protein sequence MAADNTAAAHDAKARTAASAGSVAHGFQDADDVLPTYHIEAQTSLVERPLRSLKFGEAFGVLDSYGDIGVQPGPEGLYFQDTRYLSRLEVTVEGQRPLMLSSVMQDDNGALSVDMTTPDIRIDAHDETSIPRETIAIERTKFLFRGACYDRIGLRSYDSKHRRLRIAVTFDADFRDLFEVRGTDRQERGKRGVLVASDREVQFRYVGLDEIVRTTSLHFGPKPDSIEPGKVVFDVSLPPEGRTSLFIRVTFEAHRAFTKPPTDTMVGEDAAAKLTLAANAGGARREPKDLGEGTIFARAYRDSRRDLRALTAGITTIISSNDQFNEGLCRATADLYMLASRTPEGIYPFAGIPWYSTVFGRDGIITAMMALWIDPKFARGVLRYLASTQAKAVDPAADAQPGKVLHETRRGEMAMLGEVPFRHYYGTIDGTPLFVMLAWEYYAVTGDLETVRAIWPALELALEWMDRYGDRDGDGFVEYARDTDKGLENQGWKDSHDSIFHTDGHLAKGPIALCEVQGYVYAAKNGMAKLAALLGHDPMAERLTQEAASLRERFDAAFWNEEIGTYALALDGAKKQCAVRSSNAGHALFTGIAKPERAARVAETLLCKDGFNGWGVRTIAKGEARYNPMSYHNGSIWPHDNALIAMGLARYDRKHEAARIFQGMFDTSLYQDQKRLPELFCGFMRRKQRGPVSYPVACSPQAWAAAAPFAFLAACLGLELDHERNRVRLKNPILPGFLDGVTLYNVKLGGSRLDIRFQRYDDDVTVSVQRRHGDVQVVVTK encoded by the coding sequence ATGGCGGCGGACAACACGGCAGCGGCCCACGATGCGAAGGCCCGGACCGCGGCGAGCGCCGGAAGCGTGGCGCACGGATTCCAGGACGCGGACGACGTCCTCCCGACCTATCACATCGAGGCGCAGACCTCCCTGGTCGAGCGGCCGCTGCGCTCGCTGAAGTTCGGCGAGGCCTTCGGCGTCCTCGATTCCTACGGCGACATCGGCGTCCAGCCCGGGCCGGAAGGCCTCTATTTCCAGGACACGCGCTACCTCTCGCGCCTGGAGGTGACGGTCGAGGGCCAGCGCCCGCTGATGCTCTCCTCGGTGATGCAGGACGATAACGGCGCCCTCAGCGTCGACATGACGACGCCCGACATCCGCATCGACGCCCACGACGAGACCTCGATCCCCCGCGAGACGATCGCGATCGAGCGCACCAAGTTCCTGTTCCGCGGCGCCTGCTACGACCGGATCGGCCTCCGCTCCTACGATTCGAAGCACCGGCGCCTGCGCATCGCCGTCACCTTCGACGCGGATTTCCGCGACCTCTTCGAGGTTCGCGGGACAGATCGACAGGAGCGCGGCAAGCGCGGCGTGCTCGTGGCGAGCGACCGCGAGGTGCAGTTCCGCTACGTCGGCCTGGACGAGATCGTCCGGACGACCTCCCTGCATTTCGGCCCGAAGCCCGATTCGATCGAGCCCGGCAAGGTCGTGTTCGACGTGTCGCTCCCGCCGGAGGGCCGGACCTCCCTGTTCATCCGCGTCACCTTCGAGGCGCACCGGGCCTTCACCAAGCCCCCGACCGACACGATGGTCGGCGAGGACGCGGCCGCCAAGCTGACGCTCGCCGCCAATGCCGGCGGTGCCCGGCGCGAGCCGAAGGATCTCGGCGAGGGGACGATCTTCGCCCGCGCCTACCGCGATTCGCGGCGCGACCTGCGGGCGCTGACGGCGGGCATCACCACGATCATCTCGTCGAACGACCAGTTCAACGAGGGGCTGTGCCGGGCGACCGCCGACCTCTACATGCTCGCGAGCCGAACCCCGGAGGGCATCTACCCCTTCGCCGGCATCCCCTGGTACTCCACGGTGTTCGGGCGCGACGGCATCATCACCGCGATGATGGCGCTCTGGATCGACCCGAAATTCGCCCGGGGCGTGCTGCGCTACCTCGCCTCGACCCAGGCCAAGGCGGTCGATCCGGCCGCCGACGCGCAGCCCGGCAAGGTCCTCCACGAGACCCGGCGCGGCGAGATGGCGATGCTCGGCGAGGTGCCGTTCCGGCACTATTACGGCACCATCGACGGCACGCCGCTCTTCGTGATGCTGGCCTGGGAGTACTACGCCGTCACGGGCGACCTCGAGACCGTGCGGGCGATCTGGCCGGCCCTCGAACTCGCGCTCGAATGGATGGACCGCTACGGCGACCGCGACGGCGACGGCTTCGTCGAGTACGCCCGCGACACCGACAAGGGTCTCGAGAATCAGGGCTGGAAGGACAGCCACGACTCGATCTTCCACACCGACGGTCACCTGGCCAAGGGCCCGATCGCCCTCTGCGAGGTGCAGGGCTACGTCTACGCCGCCAAGAACGGCATGGCGAAGCTCGCGGCGCTCCTCGGCCACGACCCGATGGCGGAGCGCCTCACCCAGGAGGCGGCGAGCCTGCGCGAGCGGTTCGACGCGGCGTTCTGGAACGAGGAGATCGGCACCTACGCGCTGGCGCTCGACGGCGCCAAGAAGCAGTGCGCGGTGCGCTCCTCCAATGCCGGCCACGCCCTGTTCACCGGCATCGCCAAGCCGGAGCGGGCGGCGCGGGTCGCCGAGACGCTGCTGTGCAAGGACGGCTTCAACGGCTGGGGTGTGCGCACGATCGCCAAGGGCGAGGCGCGCTACAACCCGATGTCCTACCACAACGGCTCGATCTGGCCGCACGACAACGCGCTGATCGCGATGGGTCTGGCGCGCTACGACCGCAAGCACGAGGCCGCGCGCATCTTCCAGGGGATGTTCGACACCTCGCTCTACCAGGACCAGAAGCGGCTGCCAGAGCTGTTCTGCGGCTTCATGCGCCGCAAGCAGCGCGGCCCCGTCTCGTACCCGGTCGCCTGCAGCCCGCAGGCCTGGGCGGCGGCGGCGCCGTTCGCGTTCCTGGCGGCCTGCCTAGGCCTCGAACTGGACCACGAGCGCAACCGTGTCCGGCTCAAGAACCCGATCCTGCCGGGCTTCCTCGACGGGGTGACGCTCTACAACGTCAAGCTCGGCGGCTCGCGCCTGGACATCCGGTTCCAGCGCTATGACGACGACGTCACCGTGTCGGTGCAGCGCCGCCACGGCGACGTGCAGGTCGTGGTGACCAAGTAG
- the dapE gene encoding succinyl-diaminopimelate desuccinylase: MPADHHAPDAALRLAQDLIRCRSVTPEDRGALDVVADALRPAGFAVERPVFSEPGYPDTPNLYARVGRDGPCLVFAGHTDVVPEGEGAWRHDPFAGAVADGMLYGRGAADMKGGVACMLAATLAFLDRRGADFGGSIAFLITGDEEGPAVNGTVKLLDWARRRGERFDHCVLGEPTNPGRLGEMIKIGRRGSLTGKLTVLGRQGHVAYPHKAENPIPGLLRLASALVAEPLDRGTAHFDASNLEFTTIDVGNPATNVIPATARATFNVRFNDDWTAESLGEEIRRRLEQAAGNAVRFSLDLQPSNAPAFLTRPDAFVTLVAEAIRAETGLTPTLSTTGGTSDARFIKDACPVIEFGLVGETMHQTDECVAVADLERLTAIYGRVLDAYFPGS; encoded by the coding sequence ATGCCGGCAGATCATCACGCCCCCGACGCGGCCCTGCGCCTCGCGCAGGACCTGATCCGGTGCCGGTCCGTGACGCCGGAGGATCGGGGCGCCCTCGACGTCGTCGCCGACGCGCTCCGGCCGGCCGGCTTCGCGGTCGAGCGGCCGGTCTTCTCGGAGCCCGGCTACCCCGACACACCGAACCTCTACGCCCGCGTCGGGCGGGACGGTCCGTGCCTCGTCTTCGCCGGTCACACCGACGTCGTGCCGGAGGGCGAGGGCGCGTGGCGCCACGATCCCTTCGCGGGCGCCGTGGCCGACGGGATGCTGTACGGGCGGGGAGCGGCCGATATGAAGGGCGGCGTCGCCTGCATGCTCGCGGCGACCCTCGCCTTCCTCGACCGGCGCGGCGCCGATTTCGGCGGCTCCATCGCGTTCCTGATCACCGGCGACGAGGAGGGACCGGCGGTCAACGGCACCGTGAAGCTCCTCGACTGGGCGCGGCGCCGGGGCGAGCGGTTCGACCACTGTGTCCTCGGGGAGCCGACCAATCCGGGCCGGCTCGGCGAGATGATCAAGATCGGCCGGCGCGGGTCGCTGACCGGCAAGCTCACCGTTCTCGGCCGGCAGGGCCACGTCGCCTACCCGCACAAGGCCGAGAACCCGATCCCGGGCCTGCTGCGCCTCGCCTCGGCGCTGGTCGCCGAGCCGCTGGATCGCGGGACGGCGCATTTCGACGCCTCGAACCTCGAATTCACCACGATCGACGTCGGCAACCCGGCCACCAACGTGATCCCGGCGACCGCCCGGGCGACCTTCAACGTCCGCTTCAATGACGACTGGACGGCCGAGAGCCTGGGCGAAGAGATCCGTCGGCGCCTGGAGCAGGCGGCCGGGAACGCGGTGCGCTTCAGCCTGGATCTGCAGCCCTCGAACGCGCCGGCCTTCCTGACGCGGCCGGACGCCTTCGTGACGCTGGTCGCGGAGGCGATCCGGGCCGAGACCGGCCTGACCCCGACGCTCTCCACGACGGGCGGCACGTCGGATGCCCGCTTCATCAAGGATGCCTGCCCGGTGATCGAGTTCGGCCTCGTCGGCGAGACCATGCACCAGACCGACGAGTGCGTGGCGGTCGCCGACCTAGAGCGGCTGACGGCGATCTACGGGCGCGTGCTCGACGCCTACTTCCCCGGTTCGTAG
- the truA gene encoding tRNA pseudouridine(38-40) synthase TruA, which produces MPRYKLVIEYDGGPFCGWQRQADDPTVQGAIEAAVTRFSGEEARLTCAGRTDAGVHAIHQVAHLDLAKDWRTDTVRDALNAHLRPQPVAILSAETVPESFDARHSAIRRHYRYRILNRRSPAALTRAHVWHVPWPLDAALMHEAAQRLVGRHDFSAFRAAECQANSPIRTLEQLDVGRTPMALHDEIVVATSARSFLHHQVRAMVGTLMLAGCRRLSADAVAAILASGDKRRCGPLAPAAGLTFVGVDYEPGK; this is translated from the coding sequence ATGCCCCGCTACAAGCTCGTCATCGAGTACGACGGCGGTCCGTTCTGCGGCTGGCAGCGGCAGGCGGACGATCCCACGGTCCAGGGCGCGATCGAGGCGGCGGTCACGCGCTTCTCCGGCGAGGAGGCCCGGCTCACCTGCGCGGGCCGGACCGATGCCGGCGTGCACGCGATCCATCAGGTCGCCCATCTCGACCTCGCCAAGGACTGGCGGACCGACACGGTGCGGGACGCCCTGAACGCCCATCTGCGGCCGCAGCCGGTGGCGATCCTGTCCGCCGAGACCGTGCCGGAGAGCTTCGACGCCCGCCACTCGGCGATCCGCCGGCACTACCGCTACCGCATCCTCAATCGGCGCAGCCCCGCGGCGCTGACGCGCGCCCATGTCTGGCACGTGCCGTGGCCCCTCGACGCGGCACTCATGCACGAAGCCGCCCAGCGCCTCGTCGGCCGCCACGACTTCTCGGCCTTCCGGGCCGCCGAGTGCCAGGCGAACAGCCCGATCCGCACGCTGGAGCAGCTCGACGTGGGCCGCACGCCGATGGCGCTCCACGACGAGATCGTTGTCGCGACGTCGGCGCGCTCGTTCCTGCACCATCAGGTGCGGGCGATGGTCGGCACGCTGATGCTCGCCGGCTGCCGCCGCCTCTCGGCGGACGCGGTCGCCGCTATCCTGGCCTCGGGCGACAAGCGCCGGTGCGGGCCGCTGGCCCCGGCCGCCGGGCTGACCTTCGTGGGCGTCGACTACGAACCGGGGAAGTAG
- the fmt gene encoding methionyl-tRNA formyltransferase, whose product MRVVFMGTPDFAVPTLARLAQDGHDIAAVYTRAPARAGRGMSLRPSPVHALADTLGAPVLTPATLRTPEAAETFAAHRADVAVVVAYGMLLPQAILDAPRYGCLNLHGSLLPRWRGAAPIQRAVMAGDAESGVGVMRMEAGLDTGPVALEARLPITPGMTAGALHDALMPLGADLMARALAALDAGTLTFAPQPEDGIVYAHKITNDEARIDWFRPAAEVANRINGLSPFPGAFFEVDLGKGSERVKVLRAAPAEGSGAPGTLRDSEGTVACGDGAVRLLELRRAGKGGSASGAEFVRGARLTPGARLG is encoded by the coding sequence ATGCGCGTCGTCTTCATGGGCACGCCGGACTTCGCGGTGCCGACGCTCGCGCGGCTCGCGCAGGACGGGCACGACATCGCGGCGGTCTACACCCGCGCGCCCGCCAGGGCCGGCCGCGGCATGAGCCTGCGCCCCTCCCCGGTCCACGCGCTCGCCGACACGCTCGGCGCGCCGGTCCTGACGCCCGCGACGCTCCGCACGCCCGAAGCCGCCGAGACCTTCGCGGCGCACCGGGCGGACGTCGCGGTCGTCGTGGCCTACGGGATGCTGCTGCCGCAGGCGATCCTCGACGCGCCGCGGTACGGCTGTCTCAACCTGCACGGATCCCTGCTGCCGCGCTGGCGCGGCGCGGCGCCGATCCAGCGCGCCGTGATGGCGGGCGACGCCGAGAGCGGCGTCGGCGTCATGCGGATGGAGGCCGGTCTCGACACAGGCCCGGTCGCCCTCGAGGCGCGGTTGCCGATCACCCCGGGCATGACGGCGGGCGCCCTGCACGACGCGCTCATGCCCCTCGGCGCCGACCTGATGGCGCGGGCCCTCGCGGCGCTGGACGCGGGCACGCTGACCTTCGCGCCGCAGCCGGAGGACGGAATCGTCTACGCCCATAAGATCACCAACGACGAGGCGCGGATCGACTGGTTCCGCCCGGCGGCCGAGGTCGCCAACCGGATCAACGGGCTGTCGCCGTTCCCCGGTGCCTTCTTCGAGGTCGATCTCGGCAAGGGCTCCGAGCGCGTGAAGGTGCTCCGCGCCGCCCCGGCGGAGGGTTCGGGCGCGCCGGGCACGCTGCGCGATTCCGAAGGCACCGTCGCCTGCGGGGACGGCGCCGTCCGGCTCCTGGAGCTGCGCCGCGCCGGGAAGGGCGGCAGCGCCAGCGGGGCCGAGTTCGTCCGCGGCGCCCGCCTGACGCCCGGCGCCCGCCTCGGCTGA
- the def gene encoding peptide deformylase, whose translation MTIRPLVILPDPVLRLGSEPVGPITAEIRTLVADMFETMYDAPGVGLAAIQIGVAKRVVTIDTSKEEGVRDARVFINPEIVWSSEEKRVYDEGCLSIPDYYAEVERPDRVRVKFRDLDGKEQEIEADGLLSTCIQHEIDHLNGVLFIDHLSKLKRDRVIKKFTKAAKRDAA comes from the coding sequence ATGACCATCCGCCCGCTCGTCATCCTTCCCGATCCCGTCCTGCGCCTGGGCTCCGAACCGGTCGGGCCGATTACCGCCGAGATCCGGACCCTCGTCGCCGACATGTTCGAGACGATGTACGACGCTCCTGGCGTCGGGCTGGCGGCGATCCAGATCGGCGTGGCGAAGCGCGTCGTGACGATCGACACGTCGAAGGAGGAAGGCGTCCGCGACGCGCGAGTCTTCATCAATCCCGAGATCGTCTGGTCGTCCGAGGAGAAGCGGGTCTACGACGAGGGCTGCCTGTCGATCCCGGACTACTACGCCGAGGTCGAGCGCCCGGACCGGGTGCGCGTGAAGTTCCGAGACCTCGACGGCAAGGAGCAGGAGATCGAGGCCGACGGCCTGCTCTCGACCTGCATCCAGCACGAGATCGACCACCTGAACGGCGTGCTGTTCATCGATCACCTGTCGAAGCTGAAGCGCGACCGGGTGATCAAGAAGTTCACCAAGGCGGCCAAGCGCGACGCGGCCTGA
- the recR gene encoding recombination mediator RecR has protein sequence MPQAVAGPEIERLIQLLARMPGLGPRSARRAALQLIKKRDTLLGPLADAMRVAADRIIVCTSCGNVDTSDPCTICRDAERDPTTLVVVEDVSDLWALERSGAVKARYHVLGGVLSALDGVRPEHLNLASLVERVARPEVTEVILALNATVDGQTTAHYVTESIRHCDVKVTRLAHGVPVGGELDYLDEGTLSAAIRSRTVF, from the coding sequence ATGCCCCAAGCCGTCGCCGGCCCCGAGATCGAGCGCCTGATCCAGCTCCTCGCCCGCATGCCGGGCCTCGGACCGCGCTCGGCGCGGCGGGCTGCCCTGCAGCTCATCAAGAAGCGCGACACGCTGCTCGGGCCCCTCGCCGACGCGATGCGGGTGGCGGCCGACCGCATCATCGTGTGCACGAGCTGCGGGAACGTCGACACCTCCGACCCGTGCACGATCTGCCGCGACGCCGAGCGGGATCCGACGACGCTCGTGGTGGTGGAGGACGTGTCCGACCTCTGGGCGCTGGAGCGGTCCGGGGCCGTGAAGGCGCGCTACCACGTGCTCGGCGGCGTCCTCTCGGCGCTCGACGGCGTCCGTCCGGAGCACCTGAACCTCGCGAGCCTCGTGGAGCGCGTGGCCCGGCCCGAGGTGACCGAGGTCATCCTGGCGCTCAACGCCACCGTCGACGGCCAGACCACCGCCCACTACGTCACGGAGTCGATCCGGCACTGCGACGTGAAGGTCACGCGCCTCGCCCACGGCGTGCCGGTCGGCGGCGAGCTCGACTACCTCGACGAGGGCACGCTCTCGGCGGCGATCCGCAGCCGGACGGTGTTCTGA